A genomic segment from Geminocystis sp. M7585_C2015_104 encodes:
- a CDS encoding diflavin flavoprotein: MVATTVAKKNPRLTTQIETIAADTIAIRSLDWDRERFDIEFGLQNGTTYNSYVIKGEKNALVDTSHTKFQQLYFDALQKVINPQDIDYLIVSHTEPDHSGLVKDLLALAPHITVVASKVAIQFLEGFVHQDFRKMIVKSGDRLDLGNGHVLEFVNTPNLHWPDTIVSYDHKTNILFTCDVFGMHYCSDSLYDERLEDIEADYRFYYQCLMAPNARSVLSAMKKIKELGEISLVANGHGPILKYNIKELLDRYQRWSTEQTKSDKIVTVFYVSDYGYSDRLSQAIAKGITKTGVTVEMVDLKAVDAQEIPEIVAHSVGVVIGMPPMIAPFNDKIGAILASVSSKQYFGLYESYGGDDEPIYPLAVKLRELGLTEAFPPIRIKQTPQETTYQLCEEAGVDLGQLLTKQATIQQRKSINTDLDKAMGRISGGLYIITAKKGETKGAMLASWVAQASFNPPGFTVAVAKDRAIESLLQVNDTFVLNVLEEGNSQPLMKHFLKRFPPGADRFAGVKTTTAKNGSPILLDALAYLECQVVSRMDCGDHWVVYSQVTDGRVSKPDALTAVHHRKVGNYY; this comes from the coding sequence ATGGTAGCAACAACAGTAGCAAAAAAAAACCCCCGTCTGACTACCCAGATTGAAACAATCGCCGCCGACACCATCGCTATTCGCAGTCTAGACTGGGATAGAGAGCGTTTTGACATCGAATTTGGCCTTCAAAACGGCACCACCTACAACTCCTATGTCATCAAGGGGGAGAAAAACGCCCTGGTAGATACCTCCCACACAAAATTCCAACAACTATACTTCGATGCCCTCCAAAAGGTTATTAATCCCCAGGACATTGACTATCTTATCGTATCCCATACCGAACCCGATCACAGTGGCCTAGTAAAAGACTTACTGGCACTGGCTCCCCACATCACAGTAGTAGCCTCAAAGGTTGCAATCCAGTTCCTGGAGGGGTTTGTCCACCAAGACTTCCGGAAGATGATAGTAAAAAGTGGCGATCGTCTTGATTTGGGCAACGGCCACGTGCTAGAGTTTGTTAACACCCCCAATCTCCACTGGCCTGATACTATAGTAAGTTATGACCATAAGACGAACATTCTGTTCACCTGCGATGTGTTTGGGATGCACTACTGCAGTGACTCCCTGTATGACGAGCGGCTGGAAGACATCGAGGCAGACTATCGCTTTTATTATCAGTGTTTGATGGCGCCCAATGCCCGTTCAGTCCTGTCCGCCATGAAGAAAATCAAGGAATTAGGAGAAATCTCGCTAGTGGCTAATGGCCATGGCCCTATTCTTAAGTATAACATAAAAGAGCTCTTAGACCGTTATCAGCGTTGGAGTACTGAACAGACAAAGAGTGACAAGATAGTTACTGTATTCTACGTCTCAGATTACGGTTACAGCGATCGTCTTTCTCAAGCCATCGCCAAGGGGATTACCAAAACCGGTGTTACCGTAGAAATGGTGGATTTGAAAGCCGTAGACGCCCAGGAAATCCCAGAAATCGTCGCCCACAGTGTCGGTGTTGTCATAGGGATGCCCCCCATGATAGCCCCCTTCAACGATAAAATCGGTGCTATCTTGGCTTCTGTCAGCAGCAAACAGTATTTTGGCCTTTACGAATCCTATGGTGGCGATGACGAGCCCATTTACCCCCTAGCAGTTAAACTGAGAGAATTGGGGTTAACAGAGGCTTTCCCCCCCATCCGCATCAAACAAACCCCCCAGGAAACTACCTATCAACTCTGTGAAGAGGCGGGGGTAGACTTAGGGCAATTGTTAACCAAACAAGCCACCATCCAACAACGCAAATCCATCAACACCGACTTAGACAAAGCCATGGGGCGTATTAGCGGGGGTTTGTATATAATAACCGCCAAGAAGGGAGAAACCAAAGGGGCAATGTTAGCCTCCTGGGTTGCCCAAGCCAGCTTCAACCCCCCCGGTTTTACCGTAGCCGTAGCTAAAGACAGGGCCATTGAATCCCTCTTACAGGTAAATGATACCTTTGTCTTGAACGTTTTGGAAGAGGGCAACTCCCAACCCCTGATGAAACACTTTCTCAAACGTTTTCCCCCTGGTGCTGATCGTTTTGCCGGCGTTAAAACCACCACTGCCAAAAATGGCTCACCTATTCTCCTGGATGCCCTTGCCTATCTAGAATGTCAAGTAGTCAGTCGCATGGATTGTGGCGACCACTGGGTTGTTTACAGCCAGGTTACAGACGGGCGTGTTTCCAAACCCGATGCCCTTACCGCTGTCCATCATCGTAAAGTAGGTAACTATTACTAG
- a CDS encoding SufE family protein — protein MSTHTLPETLDKIVQKFKRRENPKQKYEQLLWYAKRLAPMPEEEKTPENKVAGCVSQVYVCAHLKDGKVYYHGDSDAQLVKGLVAFLIEGLNGLTPQQILSLTPDFIEETGLRVSLTPSRANGFINIFKKMQQQALLLSNQTLQS, from the coding sequence ATGTCTACCCATACCCTGCCAGAAACCCTCGACAAAATTGTCCAAAAATTCAAACGTCGTGAGAATCCTAAACAGAAATATGAACAACTACTTTGGTATGCTAAGAGACTGGCGCCAATGCCAGAAGAAGAAAAAACCCCAGAAAACAAAGTAGCCGGTTGTGTTTCTCAAGTATATGTATGTGCCCATCTAAAAGACGGTAAGGTATACTACCATGGAGACTCGGACGCACAACTGGTGAAAGGTTTAGTAGCCTTTCTCATAGAAGGCTTAAATGGTTTAACCCCCCAACAAATCCTTAGTCTAACCCCAGACTTTATCGAGGAAACCGGTTTACGTGTCAGTTTAACCCCCTCCCGCGCCAATGGTTTCATCAATATCTTTAAGAAAATGCAACAACAAGCCTTACTCCTCTCCAACCAAACCCTTCAGTCTTAG
- the menD gene encoding 2-succinyl-5-enolpyruvyl-6-hydroxy-3-cyclohexene-1-carboxylic-acid synthase, with protein sequence MPLDFRNVNLLWSSLIVETLVKLGLENVVICPGSRSSPLTVAFAENRGINCIPILDERSASFFALGLAKKNQKPAALVCTSGTAGANFFPAVIEAKYSHVPLIIFTADRPSTLRNCHAGQTINQVGLYGNYPSWQVELSEPSWELDKLFYLRQNIIYAWEKSQFPSGGVVHINVPFPEPLSPELQLEISPKKREYINEKLLSSFPNIPTQYHYSSENLEAYLNTWKQTEKGIIIAGVDTHPSPGLYVKTVKFLSDILRFPVLSEALSPVRNYAHLNPHLVTNYDVILRHPKYAQDLLPHLVILFGEYPTSKQLRIWLESNKISTYIITESDDNFDALHSPSQHIRIRLETLCCFLEASQNQLKENGHYLKNSYLKTWLTLDKRLGITIGNQLRQIEETGEIFEGSIAFLMSQYLPPKTPVFIANSMPVRYAEFFWQKNNREYRVYFNRGANGIDGTLSTALGIAYKEKKTTVLLTGDLALLHDTNGFLITPNFQGCLVILLVNNNGGGIFEMLPIGQYKQDVFENYFATPQSVNFQHLSQSYNINYKSISTLEHLRELLSNLPQNGIHLWEIKTDRKKDARRLKNILSPEETHKNN encoded by the coding sequence ATGCCCTTGGACTTTCGGAATGTAAATTTACTATGGAGTTCCCTGATCGTAGAAACTTTAGTAAAACTAGGATTAGAGAATGTAGTTATTTGTCCCGGCTCAAGGTCCAGTCCTTTAACTGTGGCTTTTGCCGAAAACCGGGGGATTAATTGCATCCCAATTTTGGACGAAAGGTCGGCCTCTTTTTTCGCCCTTGGATTAGCGAAAAAAAATCAAAAACCAGCGGCTTTAGTCTGCACTTCAGGCACGGCAGGAGCCAATTTCTTCCCCGCAGTTATTGAGGCTAAATACAGCCATGTACCCCTTATAATTTTCACCGCAGATAGGCCATCTACCCTGAGAAATTGTCATGCGGGCCAGACTATTAATCAGGTGGGTTTGTATGGAAACTATCCCAGTTGGCAAGTAGAATTAAGTGAGCCTTCATGGGAGTTGGACAAACTCTTTTACCTCAGACAAAATATCATTTATGCATGGGAAAAGTCCCAATTCCCAAGCGGGGGTGTCGTGCATATAAATGTTCCTTTCCCCGAACCACTATCCCCCGAATTACAACTGGAAATATCACCAAAAAAAAGAGAGTACATTAATGAAAAATTACTATCCTCATTTCCCAATATCCCTACTCAATACCACTACTCTTCAGAAAATTTAGAAGCCTACCTCAACACTTGGAAACAAACAGAAAAGGGAATTATCATCGCTGGCGTTGACACTCATCCCTCCCCCGGTTTGTATGTCAAGACTGTTAAATTTCTTTCGGATATTTTAAGATTCCCCGTCTTGTCGGAAGCCCTATCCCCTGTGCGAAACTATGCCCACCTCAACCCTCATCTGGTGACTAATTATGATGTGATCCTAAGACACCCAAAATATGCCCAAGACTTGTTACCCCACCTAGTTATTCTCTTCGGGGAATACCCCACCAGTAAACAACTTAGAATCTGGCTGGAGTCTAATAAAATTAGCACCTACATTATCACCGAAAGTGATGACAATTTTGACGCCCTACATTCCCCCTCTCAACACATCAGAATACGCCTGGAAACCCTATGTTGTTTTCTAGAGGCTAGCCAGAATCAACTGAAAGAAAACGGGCATTATCTGAAAAACTCTTACCTCAAGACTTGGTTAACTTTGGATAAAAGGCTAGGAATAACTATTGGCAACCAGTTGAGGCAAATAGAAGAAACAGGAGAGATTTTTGAGGGCTCAATAGCCTTCCTCATGTCTCAATATCTACCCCCAAAAACCCCCGTGTTCATTGCTAACAGCATGCCAGTGAGATATGCAGAGTTTTTCTGGCAAAAAAATAATCGCGAGTATAGGGTATACTTTAACAGGGGAGCTAATGGTATTGATGGCACTTTATCCACTGCCCTGGGAATAGCCTATAAAGAAAAAAAAACCACGGTATTGTTGACAGGAGACTTAGCTTTGTTACATGACACTAATGGCTTTTTGATTACTCCAAATTTTCAGGGTTGTCTGGTAATATTATTGGTGAATAACAATGGTGGGGGTATTTTTGAAATGTTACCTATTGGCCAATACAAACAAGACGTATTTGAAAACTATTTTGCTACCCCCCAGTCAGTGAATTTCCAACATTTATCTCAGAGTTATAACATCAACTACAAATCCATTTCTACCCTTGAGCATCTGAGGGAATTATTGTCCAATTTACCCCAAAATGGCATTCACCTATGGGAAATAAAAACCGATAGGAAAAAAGATGCCCGGCGTCTGAAAAACATTCTCTCCCCTGAAGAAACTCATAAAAATAATTGA
- a CDS encoding MgtC/SapB family protein, translating into MLLRLIFAAILGAILGLERELRKKTGGVKTNALVSLASCGFILIVREINSAETARVITGIIQGVGFIGGGLILKAGNTAKNVTGAAEIWVSSAIGIACGVGLWQMAISLLLISLLLLRLTRKYLPPHSPNSHPQ; encoded by the coding sequence ATGTTGCTGAGACTAATATTTGCCGCAATTTTGGGCGCCATCTTAGGGTTAGAAAGGGAATTACGGAAAAAAACTGGAGGGGTGAAAACCAATGCCCTTGTCTCCCTTGCCTCTTGCGGTTTTATACTTATCGTTAGGGAAATTAACTCAGCTGAGACAGCCAGAGTTATCACGGGTATCATTCAGGGTGTTGGCTTTATCGGTGGGGGTTTGATTCTAAAGGCTGGCAACACTGCTAAAAACGTTACCGGCGCGGCGGAAATTTGGGTATCCTCAGCTATAGGTATCGCCTGTGGTGTCGGTTTATGGCAGATGGCCATTTCTCTGTTGTTAATTTCCCTCCTACTCCTCCGGCTTACCCGTAAATATCTTCCCCCCCATTCTCCCAATTCCCATCCCCAGTAG
- a CDS encoding high light inducible protein yields the protein MENKEGKFGFTTFAENWNGRLAMLGFVIGILTELITGKGILAQLGLM from the coding sequence ATGGAAAACAAAGAAGGGAAATTCGGCTTTACCACTTTTGCTGAAAACTGGAATGGTAGGTTAGCCATGTTGGGTTTTGTGATTGGCATCCTCACCGAGTTAATTACTGGCAAAGGCATCTTAGCTCAACTTGGTTTAATGTAA
- a CDS encoding D-alanine--D-alanine ligase, translating to MSKLKVGLLFGGKSGEHDVSITSARSIASGLQEGYNQEKYEVIPIYVDKEGNWWGKEVAESVLSAGKPKETTGERRKWEFPPECKQVDVFFPIIHGPNGEDGTVQGLLTLMAIPFVGSGVLGSAIGMDKIAMKNAFACAGLPQVKYIGVNRSEIFSNPCVFPKLCERLEAELGYPCFVKPANLGSSVGISKVKNRNELEKALDIAASLDRRVIVEAGVTARELECGILGNDNPAASVVGEISYNAEFYDYQTKYTDGLASLIIPADIPKDVSETIRQMAIKAFQAIDARGLARVDFFYLPESGQILVNEINTLPGFTSLSMYPKLWEASGIPFPTLLDKLITLALSDQ from the coding sequence ATGAGTAAACTAAAAGTAGGCCTGTTATTCGGCGGCAAATCCGGTGAACATGACGTTTCCATCACTTCTGCTCGTTCTATAGCCAGTGGCTTACAAGAGGGTTACAACCAAGAAAAGTACGAGGTAATTCCAATATATGTAGACAAAGAAGGCAACTGGTGGGGCAAAGAAGTAGCAGAATCAGTATTGTCGGCAGGGAAGCCAAAGGAGACAACAGGCGAAAGGAGAAAATGGGAATTCCCCCCTGAATGTAAACAGGTAGACGTCTTCTTCCCCATTATACATGGCCCCAATGGAGAGGATGGCACAGTCCAGGGATTATTAACATTAATGGCAATACCATTTGTAGGTTCAGGTGTTCTTGGCTCAGCCATTGGCATGGATAAAATCGCCATGAAAAACGCCTTCGCCTGTGCCGGTTTGCCCCAAGTCAAGTATATTGGTGTTAACAGAAGCGAAATTTTTTCCAATCCCTGTGTCTTCCCCAAACTATGTGAGCGATTGGAAGCAGAATTAGGTTATCCTTGTTTCGTAAAACCTGCTAATCTGGGCTCGTCTGTAGGCATTAGCAAAGTTAAAAACCGCAATGAGTTGGAAAAGGCATTAGACATAGCCGCCTCCCTTGACAGAAGGGTTATTGTGGAGGCTGGGGTAACCGCTAGGGAGTTAGAATGTGGCATCCTAGGCAATGATAACCCTGCCGCCTCCGTAGTGGGGGAAATCTCCTACAATGCCGAATTCTATGACTATCAAACCAAATACACCGACGGCTTAGCTAGCCTTATCATCCCCGCCGACATCCCAAAAGACGTCAGTGAAACTATCCGTCAAATGGCTATTAAAGCTTTTCAAGCCATTGATGCCAGAGGTTTAGCTAGAGTGGATTTCTTTTATCTGCCTGAAAGTGGCCAAATTCTGGTTAACGAAATCAACACCCTCCCCGGTTTTACCTCCCTCAGCATGTATCCCAAACTCTGGGAAGCCTCTGGTATCCCCTTCCCCACCCTCCTAGACAAACTAATCACCCTCGCCCTTTCTGACCAGTAG
- a CDS encoding carbohydrate porin, producing the protein MKAKHSLLATLAVTATVLGGSGVKAGEIQTLEEVEKYATQGGIPTQQQVTSVSQLRDVSPTDWAFEALRNLVERYGCIVGYPDRTFRGNRALSRYEFAAGLNACMQAIERLIAGGGGISSEDLERLQRLAREFEAELAALGAKVDKLEGRVAFLEERQFSTTTKLQGEAIFAVSHAGYDGNKTIFADRVRLVLNTSFTGQDSLITRLAAGNAIGFTTIDNFGYVGGSPTQTQTFNLYPGGGNNAQVDWLAYYAPPIKFGDKSELKIYIPAFGGIHSDYVPTLNPFFEDYDGGNGALSTFASESPIYRIGGGSGIALSYRTGFLESILGPTTFTVGYLAGNAASPQRGAGLFDGDYSVLAQINVNPNDALAFGFTYVRGFHKSGNDIFAAGGTTGIVGTPAANLGPFGDRRTNSYGAQVAWRISPGVSISGFFAYTDVELDSAIRSLLGIRSTDIWTYGGGIAFPDLGKEGSVLGIFAGVQPYFGEARRFPGNELPIHVEAFYKYKLNDNISITPGIIWLNSTTQGGSAEQVIGTLRTTFTF; encoded by the coding sequence ATGAAAGCAAAACATAGTCTGTTAGCAACATTAGCAGTTACAGCCACAGTGCTAGGCGGCAGTGGGGTGAAAGCGGGAGAAATACAAACCCTTGAAGAGGTGGAAAAGTATGCTACCCAGGGAGGCATACCCACCCAGCAGCAGGTGACTAGTGTTTCCCAGTTAAGAGACGTATCCCCCACGGATTGGGCCTTTGAGGCCTTAAGAAACCTGGTAGAGCGTTATGGTTGTATAGTAGGATACCCAGACAGGACTTTCAGAGGCAATCGCGCCTTAAGCCGTTACGAATTCGCCGCCGGCTTAAATGCCTGTATGCAGGCAATAGAAAGACTAATAGCAGGCGGGGGTGGTATTTCCAGTGAGGATTTGGAAAGACTACAACGTCTGGCAAGAGAATTCGAGGCGGAATTAGCAGCTTTGGGAGCAAAAGTAGATAAACTAGAAGGGCGTGTCGCCTTCTTGGAAGAACGTCAGTTTTCTACTACAACCAAGCTACAGGGAGAGGCAATCTTTGCCGTAAGCCATGCAGGTTACGACGGCAATAAAACTATCTTTGCTGATCGTGTTCGTTTAGTGTTAAATACAAGTTTCACTGGACAAGACAGCCTAATTACCCGGCTGGCGGCAGGGAATGCTATTGGTTTCACCACCATAGACAATTTCGGCTACGTGGGGGGAAGCCCAACTCAAACTCAAACCTTCAACCTATATCCCGGTGGTGGTAACAATGCACAAGTGGACTGGTTAGCCTATTATGCCCCACCCATAAAATTCGGAGACAAAAGTGAGTTGAAAATCTATATCCCCGCCTTTGGAGGCATTCACAGCGACTACGTACCTACCCTAAACCCCTTCTTTGAGGATTATGATGGGGGTAATGGCGCCCTAAGCACATTTGCCTCCGAAAGCCCCATATACCGTATTGGTGGCGGCAGTGGCATTGCCCTAAGTTATCGCACCGGATTTCTGGAAAGCATTTTAGGCCCCACCACCTTTACTGTGGGCTATCTAGCAGGTAACGCCGCTTCTCCTCAAAGGGGTGCGGGTTTATTCGACGGCGACTATTCCGTCTTAGCACAGATAAACGTTAATCCCAATGACGCCCTTGCCTTTGGCTTCACCTACGTGCGGGGATTCCATAAGAGTGGCAATGACATATTCGCCGCCGGTGGCACCACTGGAATAGTGGGCACTCCCGCTGCTAACCTGGGCCCATTTGGCGACAGACGTACCAATTCCTATGGAGCGCAAGTAGCATGGCGGATTAGTCCAGGTGTTAGTATAAGTGGCTTCTTTGCCTATACTGATGTTGAGCTAGACAGTGCTATTCGTAGTCTTCTTGGAATACGTAGCACTGATATTTGGACCTATGGTGGGGGGATTGCCTTCCCAGACTTGGGCAAAGAAGGGAGTGTGCTGGGAATATTTGCCGGGGTGCAACCTTATTTCGGCGAGGCAAGGAGGTTTCCGGGCAACGAATTGCCAATCCACGTGGAGGCCTTTTATAAGTATAAGTTGAATGATAACATATCCATAACCCCTGGTATAATCTGGCTTAACTCTACAACCCAGGGAGGAAGTGCTGAACAGGTTATCGGCACCCTGAGAACCACCTTCACCTTCTAG
- the rsmG gene encoding 16S rRNA (guanine(527)-N(7))-methyltransferase RsmG, whose product MENRLLLPHNLTIWQNTVHWIPSHNTLEKWQKFYELICRYNLHINLTRITHPDEFWEKNLWDCLTPVIPYDLNNKKIMDVGTGAGFPGMPIAMAFPQCQVVLMDSISKKINFLLLVKSEINLQNVETINARAEIVGQDKNHRGKYDFVLTRAVAAISVCLEYSLPLLKVGGIAILWRGNLAEEELEKNKRVAKKLGGEIIEVVATKTPLSHNIRHNIYVKKIGETPPLYPRNPGKPVKKPLELID is encoded by the coding sequence ATGGAAAATCGGTTGCTTTTACCCCACAATTTGACTATTTGGCAAAATACTGTCCACTGGATTCCCTCCCATAATACCCTAGAAAAATGGCAAAAATTTTATGAACTAATTTGCCGTTACAACCTCCACATTAATCTCACCAGAATTACCCACCCCGATGAATTTTGGGAGAAGAACTTATGGGATTGTTTAACGCCTGTTATTCCCTACGATTTAAATAACAAAAAAATAATGGATGTGGGCACCGGCGCCGGTTTTCCAGGTATGCCTATAGCAATGGCTTTTCCCCAATGTCAAGTGGTTTTAATGGATTCAATCTCCAAGAAAATCAATTTTCTACTCCTAGTTAAATCTGAAATTAATCTCCAAAATGTCGAAACTATAAACGCCAGGGCAGAAATCGTAGGGCAAGATAAAAATCACCGAGGAAAATATGATTTTGTCCTCACTAGAGCAGTGGCCGCAATTTCCGTTTGTCTAGAATATAGTTTACCTCTTTTAAAAGTAGGTGGAATTGCCATCCTCTGGAGAGGCAATCTGGCAGAGGAAGAATTAGAAAAAAATAAGCGCGTCGCTAAAAAACTGGGAGGGGAAATAATAGAAGTAGTCGCAACAAAAACGCCTCTCAGTCACAATATAAGACACAATATATATGTTAAAAAAATTGGCGAAACTCCCCCATTATACCCCCGCAACCCCGGTAAGCCTGTCAAAAAACCTCTAGAACTTATTGATTAA
- a CDS encoding nitrogenase, with translation MASNTSETKHNYRDEQISAWLRGLLTVAYADGHFDAEEREFITGLTKNELAPNTRIDDLQPISPTSLAEALGDDMAVKENFLRTAVMVAIANGVYSKEESEIIQSFQEALGLRVEALKALEATLWHPGKQEEEKGGIDLLQPVKHWLDGIEIKDARLARFICKMIPSQCPFERDIVLFGRKIVHIPPMCKLNPLYEQLIALRFRALSFLADECKEDVTPYL, from the coding sequence ATGGCTTCAAACACAAGTGAAACAAAGCATAACTACAGAGATGAGCAAATCTCCGCCTGGCTGAGGGGTTTGTTGACTGTAGCCTATGCAGATGGCCATTTTGACGCAGAAGAGAGGGAGTTTATTACTGGTCTGACCAAGAATGAACTAGCACCCAACACTAGGATAGACGATTTACAACCTATTTCCCCAACCTCCCTAGCAGAGGCTTTGGGAGATGACATGGCGGTGAAGGAGAATTTTCTCCGCACAGCCGTGATGGTGGCAATTGCCAATGGGGTGTATAGCAAAGAAGAATCGGAGATTATACAAAGTTTTCAGGAAGCCTTGGGATTAAGGGTGGAGGCACTGAAGGCATTGGAAGCCACCCTCTGGCACCCGGGGAAGCAGGAGGAGGAAAAAGGGGGGATAGACTTGCTACAACCGGTAAAACACTGGTTAGACGGCATAGAAATAAAAGATGCCCGCTTAGCCCGTTTTATATGTAAAATGATTCCATCCCAGTGCCCATTTGAAAGGGATATTGTCTTGTTTGGCAGGAAAATCGTCCATATACCCCCAATGTGTAAGTTAAACCCATTATACGAACAGCTAATAGCCCTAAGGTTTCGCGCCCTTTCCTTCCTAGCCGACGAGTGTAAGGAAGATGTAACCCCCTATCTTTAA
- a CDS encoding CHAT domain-containing protein translates to MGRKLIVARIGEGGFERGFPFTFRLSDEETKDLLVEVEGKLPPAEYVYSSYTRWQCCYRNLSYSLRMGASGAQVTNLAVDECLQNIKTLQLDINRWLRDSQVQAALINLFPHLQREDLIRFVIQTDDIRLWQLPWHLWEVWRDYPYIEFALSKCQCCKPPRSNVSSFGGKVRILAILGDRRGIDVERDRQILESLPNTEIVFLDQPSLHQLTPLWEQSWHILFFAGHSGSNTSRQEGVLQINPYEKIEISKLRQTLTKAISNGLELAIFNSCDGLALGFNLADLQLPQTIVMREAVPDEVAQEFLKFFLQSYASGETLYLAVKEAKAKIQELYHLEEKAPGASYLPVICQNLAVNPPLWSDLAKNSPYSLLPRFSLSFNLIAVGVLSCFVVGIGWWLINLKPNLTGNYNDNGNSKSDRGDNTVVVDESNEIKGTPIRAPRQGVCECPYDYDSLGRLCGGKSAYSRQGGNKPVCYLEDESN, encoded by the coding sequence ATGGGGAGGAAACTAATTGTTGCCAGGATTGGGGAAGGCGGTTTTGAAAGGGGTTTCCCTTTTACTTTCAGACTCAGTGATGAGGAGACTAAAGATTTATTGGTGGAGGTGGAGGGGAAATTGCCGCCTGCCGAATATGTTTATAGCAGTTATACTCGTTGGCAGTGTTGTTACCGTAATTTATCTTATTCTCTACGAATGGGGGCTTCTGGGGCACAAGTTACTAATTTAGCAGTGGATGAGTGTTTACAAAACATAAAAACCCTTCAGTTAGATATTAACCGGTGGCTACGGGATTCTCAAGTCCAGGCTGCCTTAATAAATCTATTTCCTCATCTGCAACGGGAGGATTTGATTCGTTTTGTAATTCAAACCGATGATATTCGCTTATGGCAGCTTCCCTGGCATCTTTGGGAGGTATGGCGAGACTATCCCTATATTGAATTTGCCTTGAGTAAATGTCAGTGTTGCAAGCCACCCCGTAGTAATGTCTCTTCTTTTGGGGGCAAGGTTAGGATTTTGGCTATCTTAGGAGACAGACGGGGGATAGATGTGGAAAGGGATAGACAGATTCTGGAAAGTCTGCCTAATACGGAGATAGTTTTCCTGGATCAACCCAGTTTACACCAACTTACCCCTTTATGGGAACAATCTTGGCATATTCTCTTTTTTGCCGGCCACAGTGGCAGTAACACTTCTCGTCAGGAGGGGGTTTTACAGATAAATCCTTATGAGAAAATCGAGATTAGCAAGTTGCGGCAGACTCTCACCAAGGCGATTAGTAATGGTTTGGAATTAGCCATTTTTAACTCTTGTGATGGTTTAGCCTTAGGCTTCAATTTGGCAGACTTACAGTTACCTCAGACTATTGTAATGCGGGAGGCAGTTCCAGATGAAGTGGCCCAAGAGTTTCTTAAATTTTTCCTTCAGTCTTATGCCAGTGGTGAGACTCTTTATCTTGCCGTTAAGGAAGCCAAAGCCAAGATACAAGAATTATACCACTTGGAGGAAAAAGCACCTGGGGCCTCTTATTTGCCGGTTATATGTCAAAATCTAGCAGTAAATCCGCCTCTTTGGTCAGATTTAGCCAAAAATTCCCCTTATTCTCTCTTACCTCGTTTCTCCTTATCCTTTAACTTGATTGCCGTTGGTGTGTTGTCATGTTTTGTGGTGGGGATTGGTTGGTGGCTTATTAACTTGAAGCCGAATTTGACTGGCAACTACAATGACAATGGCAATAGTAAAAGTGACAGGGGCGACAATACAGTTGTAGTGGACGAATCTAATGAGATTAAAGGTACTCCTATTCGTGCTCCTCGTCAAGGGGTATGTGAGTGTCCCTATGACTATGATAGTTTAGGAAGACTGTGTGGGGGGAAGTCTGCTTACAGCCGTCAGGGTGGTAATAAACCTGTTTGTTATCTGGAAGACGAGTCTAATTAG